In a single window of the Eleginops maclovinus isolate JMC-PN-2008 ecotype Puerto Natales chromosome 6, JC_Emac_rtc_rv5, whole genome shotgun sequence genome:
- the klhl20 gene encoding kelch-like protein 20 isoform X1 produces the protein MDAKPMRRATSARQDATGMDITSRCTLGDPNKLPEGVPQPARMPYVSDKHPRQTLEVINLLRKHRELCDVVLVVGAKKIYAHRVILSACSPYFRAMFTGELAESRQTEVVIRDIDERAMELLIDFAYTSQVTVEEGNVQTLLPAACLLQLAEIQEACCEFLKRQLDPSNCLGIRAFADTHSCRELLRIADKFTQHNFQEVMESEEFMLLPANQLIDIISSDELNVRSEEQVFNAVMAWVKYSIQERRPQLPQVLQHVRLPLLSPKFLVGTVGSDPLIKSDEECRDLVDEAKNYLLLPQERPLMQGPRTRPRKPIRCGEVLFAVGGWCSGDAISSVERYDPQTNEWRMVASMSKRRCGVGVSVLDDLLYAVGGHDGSSYLNSVERYDPKTNQWSSDVAPTSTCRTSVGVAVLGGYLYAVGGQDGVSCLNIVERYDPKENKWTRVASMSTRRLGVAVAVLGGFLYAVGGSDGTSPLNTVERYNPQENRWHTVSPMGTRRKHLGCAVYQDMIYSVGGRDDTTELSSAERYNPRTNQWSPVVAMTSRRSGVGLAVVNGQLMAVGGFDGTTYLKTIEVYDPDANTWRLYGGMNYRRLGGGVGVIKMTHCESHIW, from the exons ATGGACGCAAAGCCAATGCGCAG ggcCACCAGCGCACGTCAAGACGCCACTGGAATGGACATCACCAGCCGCTGTACTCTGGGGGACCCCAACAAGCTGCCTGAAGGGGTCCCCCAGCCTGCACGCATGCCCTATGTTTCGGACAAACACCCGCGACAAACCCTGGAGGTGATCAACTTGCTGAGAAAACACCGTGAGCTCTGTGAcgtggtgctggtggtgggagCCAAGAAGATCTACGCTCACCGTGTCATCCTGTCTGCCTGCAGCCCGTACTTCAG GGCGATGTTCACTGGAGAGCTGGCGGAGAGCAGGCAGACTGAAGTGGTGATCCGTGACATCGATGAGAGAGCCATGGAGCTGCTCATTGACTTTGCCTACACATCACAG GTGACAGTAGAGGAGGGAAACGTGCAGACGCTGCTCCCCGCGGCCTGCCTTCTGCAGCTGGCTGAGATCCAGGAGGCCTGCTGCGAGTTCCTCAAGAGGCAGCTGGATCCCTCCAACTGTCTGGGCATCAGGGCCTtcgcagacacacactcctgccGAGAGCTGCTCCGCATTGCAGACAAGTTCACCCAGCACAATTTTCAAGAG GTAATGGAAAGTGAGGAGTTCATGCTGCTGCCGGCCAATCAGTTGATCGACATAATTTCCAGCGATGAGCTAAATGTGCGTAGCGAGGAGCAGGTTTTCAACGCTGTCATGGCCTGGGTGAAGTACAGCATCCAGGAACGCAGACCACAACTACCCCAG GTCCTGCAGCATGTCCGTCTGCCGCTGCTCAGCCCCAAGTTCCTGGTGGGCACCGTTGGGTCAGACCCTCTCATTAAAAGTGACGAAGAGTGCAG AGACCTGGTTGACGAGGCTAAGAATTACCTACTGCTACCGCAGGAGAGGCCACTGATGCAGGGTCCCAGAACACGGCCGAGGAAACCTATTCGCTGTGGAGAAGTCCTCTTTGCAG TCGGTGGTTGGTGCAGCGGTGATGCCATCTCAAGCGTTGAGCGCTATGATCCCCAGACCAACGAGTGGCGGATGGTGGCGTCAATGAGTAAACGGCGGTGCGGAGTGGGTGTCAGCGTTCTGGACGACCTGCTGTATGCGGTGGGAGGTCACGATGGCTCGTCGTACCTCAACTCTGTGGAGAG ATACGATCCTAAGACCAATCAGTGGAGCAGTGACGTGGCCCCTACTAGCACTTGTCGTACCAGCGTGGGGGTAGCTGTCCTCGGCGGCTATCTGTATGCTGTAGGAGGGCAGGATGGGGTTTCCTGTCTCAACATAGTAGAAAG GTATGATCCTAAGGAGAACAAATGGACTCGTGTGGCCTCCATGAGCACCAGGAGGCTGGGTGTAGCCGTCGCGGTGCTGGGGGGCTTCCTGTACGCTGTCGGAGGGTCTGATGGGACGTCACCATTAAACACAG TGGAGCGCTACAACCCTCAGGAGAACCGCTGGCACACGGTGTCTCCGATGGGAACCAGGAGGAAACACCTAGGCTGCGCAGTGTACCAGGACATGATTTACTCTGTGGGAGGGAGAGACGACACAACAGAGCTGAGCAGTGCAGAGAGATACAACCCCCGCACCAACCAGTGGTCTCCTGTCGTGGCCATGACGTCCAGACGGAGCGGG gtgggcTTGGCTGTGGTAAACGGTCAGCTGATGGCAGTGGGAGGCTTCGATGGGACGACATATCTCAAAACTATAGAAGTCTATGACCCGGACGCAAACACATGGAG GTTGTACGGAGGAATGAACTACCGCCGGCTAGGTGGGGGGGTGGGCGTCATAAAAATGACTCACTGTGAATCCCACATATGGTAA
- the klhl20 gene encoding kelch-like protein 20 isoform X2 codes for MPYVSDKHPRQTLEVINLLRKHRELCDVVLVVGAKKIYAHRVILSACSPYFRAMFTGELAESRQTEVVIRDIDERAMELLIDFAYTSQVTVEEGNVQTLLPAACLLQLAEIQEACCEFLKRQLDPSNCLGIRAFADTHSCRELLRIADKFTQHNFQEVMESEEFMLLPANQLIDIISSDELNVRSEEQVFNAVMAWVKYSIQERRPQLPQVLQHVRLPLLSPKFLVGTVGSDPLIKSDEECRDLVDEAKNYLLLPQERPLMQGPRTRPRKPIRCGEVLFAVGGWCSGDAISSVERYDPQTNEWRMVASMSKRRCGVGVSVLDDLLYAVGGHDGSSYLNSVERYDPKTNQWSSDVAPTSTCRTSVGVAVLGGYLYAVGGQDGVSCLNIVERYDPKENKWTRVASMSTRRLGVAVAVLGGFLYAVGGSDGTSPLNTVERYNPQENRWHTVSPMGTRRKHLGCAVYQDMIYSVGGRDDTTELSSAERYNPRTNQWSPVVAMTSRRSGVGLAVVNGQLMAVGGFDGTTYLKTIEVYDPDANTWRLYGGMNYRRLGGGVGVIKMTHCESHIW; via the exons ATGCCCTATGTTTCGGACAAACACCCGCGACAAACCCTGGAGGTGATCAACTTGCTGAGAAAACACCGTGAGCTCTGTGAcgtggtgctggtggtgggagCCAAGAAGATCTACGCTCACCGTGTCATCCTGTCTGCCTGCAGCCCGTACTTCAG GGCGATGTTCACTGGAGAGCTGGCGGAGAGCAGGCAGACTGAAGTGGTGATCCGTGACATCGATGAGAGAGCCATGGAGCTGCTCATTGACTTTGCCTACACATCACAG GTGACAGTAGAGGAGGGAAACGTGCAGACGCTGCTCCCCGCGGCCTGCCTTCTGCAGCTGGCTGAGATCCAGGAGGCCTGCTGCGAGTTCCTCAAGAGGCAGCTGGATCCCTCCAACTGTCTGGGCATCAGGGCCTtcgcagacacacactcctgccGAGAGCTGCTCCGCATTGCAGACAAGTTCACCCAGCACAATTTTCAAGAG GTAATGGAAAGTGAGGAGTTCATGCTGCTGCCGGCCAATCAGTTGATCGACATAATTTCCAGCGATGAGCTAAATGTGCGTAGCGAGGAGCAGGTTTTCAACGCTGTCATGGCCTGGGTGAAGTACAGCATCCAGGAACGCAGACCACAACTACCCCAG GTCCTGCAGCATGTCCGTCTGCCGCTGCTCAGCCCCAAGTTCCTGGTGGGCACCGTTGGGTCAGACCCTCTCATTAAAAGTGACGAAGAGTGCAG AGACCTGGTTGACGAGGCTAAGAATTACCTACTGCTACCGCAGGAGAGGCCACTGATGCAGGGTCCCAGAACACGGCCGAGGAAACCTATTCGCTGTGGAGAAGTCCTCTTTGCAG TCGGTGGTTGGTGCAGCGGTGATGCCATCTCAAGCGTTGAGCGCTATGATCCCCAGACCAACGAGTGGCGGATGGTGGCGTCAATGAGTAAACGGCGGTGCGGAGTGGGTGTCAGCGTTCTGGACGACCTGCTGTATGCGGTGGGAGGTCACGATGGCTCGTCGTACCTCAACTCTGTGGAGAG ATACGATCCTAAGACCAATCAGTGGAGCAGTGACGTGGCCCCTACTAGCACTTGTCGTACCAGCGTGGGGGTAGCTGTCCTCGGCGGCTATCTGTATGCTGTAGGAGGGCAGGATGGGGTTTCCTGTCTCAACATAGTAGAAAG GTATGATCCTAAGGAGAACAAATGGACTCGTGTGGCCTCCATGAGCACCAGGAGGCTGGGTGTAGCCGTCGCGGTGCTGGGGGGCTTCCTGTACGCTGTCGGAGGGTCTGATGGGACGTCACCATTAAACACAG TGGAGCGCTACAACCCTCAGGAGAACCGCTGGCACACGGTGTCTCCGATGGGAACCAGGAGGAAACACCTAGGCTGCGCAGTGTACCAGGACATGATTTACTCTGTGGGAGGGAGAGACGACACAACAGAGCTGAGCAGTGCAGAGAGATACAACCCCCGCACCAACCAGTGGTCTCCTGTCGTGGCCATGACGTCCAGACGGAGCGGG gtgggcTTGGCTGTGGTAAACGGTCAGCTGATGGCAGTGGGAGGCTTCGATGGGACGACATATCTCAAAACTATAGAAGTCTATGACCCGGACGCAAACACATGGAG GTTGTACGGAGGAATGAACTACCGCCGGCTAGGTGGGGGGGTGGGCGTCATAAAAATGACTCACTGTGAATCCCACATATGGTAA